The DNA region GTCGTGAATCTTGATGCCGGCTCGCTGGAAGTAGAGCGCGAGGTCGGGGGCTTGGGGAAAGATGTGGTGCCTGACGTACCGGCCTGCCGGGAGTTGATAGACCGGCCGAACCTGGACGTGCGGGCGCCATGGGAATGTGATGACCGGCTGAGCTCCATTGCGTATGCCCAGGCGCACGCCCCAGCCTCTGCGCAGCGGCGGCCGAGCAACGGGCATGAGCGCAGGCTCGACCCGCGGCGCCACGTCTTCGCAGAGAAAGAAGGCGCACCAGCCCTCGTCACAAGCCAGGGAGACACATGGTGCGGCTTCGGTGGCCTCGCAAAGCTCCGCGTATTCCAGTTCCGCGATGCCACGTGGCGGATCTGGTGTGGGAGGAGCGGACGCGCAGGCGACGAGCAAACAACTCAGCACCAGCAATCGCAGAGTTGAAGCGAGTGTGCGCAAGAGTATGGGCCTTTCCGGACTCACGTCGTGCAGGCGTCAGTCGGAAGCTACCCCAAGCCCTACCTTCAAAGGCAGACCCATGCTGCTTGGCGTAATCGCTACCCGCGCGGAGCGGCGGCACGCGACAGCCTGTCGCGGACAGCGATACCCAGGCCGCTTTCCGCTGGAAGACACGCCACCAGCACGTCGTGCCCTTGTGTATCCGCCTCACGCAGCCGGGCGTACAGCACACGCGCGGCACCCGCGGGCTCATCCGGCACATCGAAGCGCGGCACGTCGGGTGGCAACGCAAGGCTCGCTGGTCCGAGGACACCCACGCGCAATCCCTGTCCGCGGAGTTCCTGGACGCGCGCTACAGCCTGCACAGGCTCGGTCAGCACCACGCCGGCACGCGGCGCGTAGTGTGACTCCAGCGAGCCTGACACGCGCACCTTGGACGAAGTCCTCACCGGCACCTTGCGTCCCAGCACCCGCTCCACGTCCTCCGCGGCCAGACCTCCGGGCCGGAGAATCGCGGGCTCATTCGAGCTCAAGTCCACGATGGTCGACTCCACCCCCACCGTGCACGGGCCTCCATCCAGGACGAGGTCCACGTCTCCGCCCAGGTCCTCCCGCACGTGCTCCGCCGTGGTGGGGCTCACCTTGCCGAACCGGTTCGCGCTCGGCGCGGCCAGCCCTCCACCCAGCTTTTGGAGCACTGCGAGCGCCACCGGGTGATTCGGCACGCGCAGAGCCACCGTGTCCTGCCCACCCGTGACGGCATCCGTGGCCCGCGCCGTGCGCGGCAGCACCAGCGTCAACGGCCCGGGCCAGAAGGCTTCGGCCAGCTTCCGTGCGGCCTCCGGGACCTCACGTGCCCACGTGTTCAGGTGCTCGACGCCTGGGATGTGGACGATGAGCGGGTGGGTGGCGGGGCGGCCCTTGATGGCGAAGACGCGGCGCACGGCCAGTTCGTCCTCCGCGTTGGCGGACAGACCGTAGACGGTTTCCGTCGGCAGGGCGACGACACCACCGTGCCGCAGCAATTCCACCGCGCGTTCAAGGGACTCTGGAGCAATCATGCGCCGCCGCACTGTCGCCCCAGGAGGGAACATGGGCAAGTCGCACGTCTTCGATGCTCGCACTCGGATGCCCGTCACGGCCAAGGACCTCTTCGCCTGGCATGCCCGGGAGGGGGCGTTCGAACGCCTGACGCCCCCCTGGGAACGGATGGAGGTACTGGAGCGCACCGGCGATGGCATCCGCACCGGCGCCCGCGTCGTCGTCCGCATGCGCGTGGGCCCCATCCCCCAACGCCTGGTGGCCGAGCACACCGCCTACATCGAAGACGCCATGTTCCAGGACACGCAGATGTCCGGCCCCTTCGCGAAGTGGGTCCACACCCACCGGATGTGGCCCGAACCCACGACGGGCACGTCCATCCTGGAGGACGAAGTGGAATACGTCCTCCCCGTAGGCACTCTGGGCAGCCTCTTCGGCGGAGGCTTCGCCCGGCGCACCCTGGAGCGGATGTTCGCGTATCGCCACCGCGTCACGCTCGAGGACCTGAAGCGTCACGCCGCCTTCGCGGGGCAGGGGCCGCTCACCATCGCCGTCACCGGAGCCTCGGGGCTGGTGGGCTCGTCGCTGGTGCCCTTTCTCACCACGGGCGGCCACACGGTGAAGCGCATGGTGCGCGGCAAGGCGGACCCCGCTCGGAACGAGGTCGCCTGGTCACCCGACACGGGCGAGGTGGACACCGACGCGCTCGAAGGCGTGGATGTCGTGGTGCACCTCGCGGGCGTCAACGTGGCCGGCCAGCGTTGGACCCCCGAGTACAAGGATGCCATCCTCAAGAGCCGCACCCAGGGCACTCGCACCCTGGCCGAAGCCCTGGCGCGGATGAAGCGCAAGCCGAAGGTGCTCGTCTCCGCGGGCGGCAGCAGCATCTACGGGGACCGCGGCGACGAAGTCCTCGCTGAGGAGAGCAGCACGGACGGGAAGGGCTTTCTCTCCCAGGTATCACGCGAGTGGGAAGCCGCCGCCGCGCCCGCCGAGGCTGCGGGCATCCGCGTGGTGCACCTGCGCATCGGCCCCGTCCTGGACGCGCGCGAGGGTGCCCTGGCGAAGATGCTGCCAGCGTTCCTCGCGGGAGGCGGCGGGCCCATCGGCTCCGGGCAACAATGGATGAGCTGGGTGTCGCTGGAGGACCTGCTCGGGCTCATCCACTTCTCTGTCTTCACCGACGCCGCGCGCGGCGCCATCAACGCCGTGGCGCCGGGGGCGGTGCGGCAGGCGGACTTCGCCCGGACGCTGGGCAAGGTGC from Myxococcus xanthus includes:
- the sitA6 gene encoding SitA6 family polymorphic toxin lipoprotein; this translates as MSPERPILLRTLASTLRLLVLSCLLVACASAPPTPDPPRGIAELEYAELCEATEAAPCVSLACDEGWCAFFLCEDVAPRVEPALMPVARPPLRRGWGVRLGIRNGAQPVITFPWRPHVQVRPVYQLPAGRYVRHHIFPQAPDLALYFQRAGIKIHDFTLVIPEHVHRYIHGGGPRGGRWNDAWAQFIKAHPHPPRPDVIYRHAGDLIFRFELTGKVMPYYKR
- a CDS encoding L-threonylcarbamoyladenylate synthase, which translates into the protein MIAPESLERAVELLRHGGVVALPTETVYGLSANAEDELAVRRVFAIKGRPATHPLIVHIPGVEHLNTWAREVPEAARKLAEAFWPGPLTLVLPRTARATDAVTGGQDTVALRVPNHPVALAVLQKLGGGLAAPSANRFGKVSPTTAEHVREDLGGDVDLVLDGGPCTVGVESTIVDLSSNEPAILRPGGLAAEDVERVLGRKVPVRTSSKVRVSGSLESHYAPRAGVVLTEPVQAVARVQELRGQGLRVGVLGPASLALPPDVPRFDVPDEPAGAARVLYARLREADTQGHDVLVACLPAESGLGIAVRDRLSRAAAPRG
- a CDS encoding TIGR01777 family oxidoreductase, producing the protein MGKSHVFDARTRMPVTAKDLFAWHAREGAFERLTPPWERMEVLERTGDGIRTGARVVVRMRVGPIPQRLVAEHTAYIEDAMFQDTQMSGPFAKWVHTHRMWPEPTTGTSILEDEVEYVLPVGTLGSLFGGGFARRTLERMFAYRHRVTLEDLKRHAAFAGQGPLTIAVTGASGLVGSSLVPFLTTGGHTVKRMVRGKADPARNEVAWSPDTGEVDTDALEGVDVVVHLAGVNVAGQRWTPEYKDAILKSRTQGTRTLAEALARMKRKPKVLVSAGGSSIYGDRGDEVLAEESSTDGKGFLSQVSREWEAAAAPAEAAGIRVVHLRIGPVLDAREGALAKMLPAFLAGGGGPIGSGQQWMSWVSLEDLLGLIHFSVFTDAARGAINAVAPGAVRQADFARTLGKVLRRPAVFPVPSPVVRTLFGQMGQEALLDGARIAPQAAQRLGFAFLLPDLESALRFTLGRTTKGPEYHHS